The following are from one region of the Treponema denticola genome:
- a CDS encoding MerR family transcriptional regulator has product MKGFSIGEVEKITGIKSHTLRYWEDNIPILQPKKDLGGRRIYSSHDLGIIYRLDYLINKKKYTVEGAAAEIINQSAAQGSLTAKISELRDQLLDIYGIIREEKND; this is encoded by the coding sequence ATGAAAGGTTTTTCGATAGGTGAAGTTGAAAAAATTACAGGGATAAAATCTCATACTTTAAGATATTGGGAAGACAATATTCCCATCTTGCAGCCTAAAAAAGATTTGGGTGGAAGGCGTATTTACAGCTCCCATGATTTAGGAATCATCTATCGGCTGGATTATTTAATAAATAAAAAAAAGTACACGGTTGAAGGAGCTGCTGCCGAAATAATAAACCAAAGTGCAGCCCAAGGCTCCCTTACAGCTAAAATATCCGAGCTTAGGGATCAGCTTTTAGATATTTACGGAATTATACGGGAAGAAAAAAATGACTGA